The following proteins are co-located in the Streptomyces spinoverrucosus genome:
- a CDS encoding HdeD family acid-resistance protein has product MTVPRGPAPQAGPGPPADATGPARGSDPAEVLGRLGGSWTWLLGSALATLVPGVIVLVWPDGTLHVLSVLIGLYLLVIGAFRFVAVFAAERGERLPGLLLAVLYVLAGVLCLRHPLQTIAALSLIVGIVWLVTGLLTAYAAVAAEFLPHRGVVLGAGVLGVVAGIVVPALPAESAVALTRLLGLWLVLLGLTELAVAFAWRAASRKAAEDARADTPTAA; this is encoded by the coding sequence ATGACCGTTCCGCGTGGTCCGGCACCACAGGCCGGACCGGGACCCCCGGCCGACGCAACGGGTCCCGCCCGGGGCAGCGACCCCGCGGAAGTGCTGGGGCGCCTGGGCGGCTCGTGGACGTGGCTGCTCGGCTCGGCGCTGGCGACCCTGGTGCCGGGCGTCATCGTGCTGGTCTGGCCGGACGGGACGCTGCACGTGCTGTCCGTTCTCATCGGGCTGTACCTGCTCGTGATCGGGGCCTTCCGGTTCGTCGCCGTCTTCGCCGCGGAGCGCGGCGAGCGGTTGCCGGGGCTGCTGCTCGCGGTGCTGTACGTGCTGGCCGGGGTGCTGTGCCTGAGGCATCCACTGCAGACCATCGCCGCTCTGTCGCTGATCGTCGGGATCGTCTGGCTCGTCACGGGACTGCTGACCGCCTACGCGGCCGTCGCCGCCGAGTTCCTGCCCCACCGCGGCGTCGTCCTCGGCGCCGGGGTGCTGGGCGTCGTCGCCGGCATCGTCGTGCCGGCCCTGCCGGCCGAGTCGGCCGTCGCGCTGACCCGGCTGCTCGGCCTGTGGCTGGTGCTGCTCGGTCTGACCGAGCTGGCGGTCGCCTTCGCCTGGCGGGCCGCTTCGCGCAAGGCGGCCGAAGACGCCCGCGCGGATACGCCCACGGCGGCATGA